The region CGGCCCGCAGGCAGCTCGACGGCACGCTCCGACCACGACAGCCTGGTCGCGAGTTCCTCGAGCATCGAATCCGACTGCACACCAACGAAATCCGGTGTGCTGACTCCGGCCCATGCACTTGCGCCGCCACGTTTGGCGTTGATCTCGACGGAACCGGTCGGCTGGGTGAACCTCCTGCGCAGACCGTGGGAGGTGGCCACGAACGTCGTCTCCACGACATGCCTCGCATAGCCGAACAACGTGTCGGGTCCCCGGAAGCCGCGGGCCAGATCCCCGGCCACGCCGAGGAACACCTCGGCCGACGTCCTCGGAACAGGCGCATCCCAATCCGCCGGGGCGTCGCCGCCCGGCAGCGAGGGCGCGCTGTCCCGGGCCTCCGGCGCCGCGGCCGCGGCACGCTGGGATGCCGAGACCAGGTCCGCGATGACGGCCGGGTCGACCGCGCTCGAGCGCACGGAGCCGACGTGAGCGTCGTCTCCTCGACGCACGATCGAGATGACCGTGATGGTGCGGCTGATCGATTCGCCGTTCGTGGTCATCGTGTTGTTGGCCCATCGCAGCGCCGCGTCGGCGCGGTCGGTGACCAGCACGATCGTCTCGTCGGCCCGCCCCAGGCGGCGCGCTTCGGCCAGCGCGAGGTCGACGACTTGCTGTGCACTGATCATCGCTTACCGCCCGCCTTCTTCACGGGTGTTGAGCACGGTGATGCCCCGGAACAACGCCGACGGGCAGCCGTGGCTGACCGCCGCCACCTGACCGGGCTGCGCCTTCCCGCAGTTGAAGGCGCCGCCCAGCCGCCACGTCGACCGGCCGCCGACAGCTTCCAACGCGCCCCAGAAGTCCGTCGTGGTGGCCTGGTAGGCCACGTCGCGCACCTGTCCGTCCAGCCTGCCGTCGCGGATCCGGAAGAATCGCTGGCCGGTGAACTGAAAGTTGTAGCGCTGCATGTCGATCGACCAACTCTTGTCCCCGACGATGTAGAGGCCGTCGCACACCCGCGCGATCAGTTCGTCGGTGCTCACGTCGTCGGGCCCGGGCTGCAGCGATACGTTCGCCATCCGCTGGATCGGGACGTGATGCGCCGAGTCGGCATAGGAACACCCGTTGGACCGGGCGACGCCGAGCCGCGGCGCGAAGACCCGGTCGAGTTGGTATCCCACGAACAGCCCGTCGCGCACCAGGTCCCAGCTCTGGGCCCGCACGCCTTCGTCGTCGAAACCGATCGTCGCCAGCCCGTGCTCGGTGGTGCGGTCGGCGGTCACGTTCATCACCGGTGACCCGTAGGCCATCCGGCCGAGTTTGTCCGGCGTGGCGAACGACGTCCCGGCGTAGGCCGCTTCGTAGCCGATCGCCCGGTCGTACTCGGTGGCGTGGCCGATCGACTCGTGGATCGTCAGCCACAGGTTGGTGGGGTCGATGACCAGGTCCGTCGGGCCCGCCACGACACTCGGCGCCTTGACCTTCTCGGCGAGCAGCGACGGCAGCTGCGCGAGCTCTGACGTCCAGTCCCAGACCTCGTCGCCCGCAACGGCTTCCCAGCCTCGGGCGGTGGGCGGTGCCAGCGTGCGCATCGTGTCGAACGTCCCGGCCGCGGCGTCGACGGCGATCGCCTCGAGGCTGGGCAGCACGCGGACGCGTTGCTGGGTGATGGACGAGCCGAACGTGTCGGCGTAGAACGTCTGCTCCTTGGCCGTGTGCAGCCACGCCGTCACGTGGTCCACGCCGTCGGAGGACAGCAGCCGACCCGAATAGTCCTCCAGCACACCGATCTTGTCGTCGACGGCGACGGCGAAGGGATCGATGCGGTAGTCCGACACCCAGGACATGTCCCGGTACACGGGCTCGGGAGCCAGCTCGATGCGTTCGGCGTTCAGCGCAGCCAGGGTCTTGGCGACGTGCACCGCCCGGCGAGCCGTGTCGGCCGCCGCTGCGGTGGTCAGTTCGGCGTGCGAGGCGAACCCCCAGGTGCCATCGACGATCACGCGGACCGCCAGCCCGATCTCGTGGTCGACGACGGCGTTCTCCAGCTCGCCGTCGCGCAGTTGCACGGTCTCTGTCGTGATCGCGTGGATGCGCAGATCCGCATACCCGGCCCCGGCGTGCACCGCCGCGGTCAGCGCCGCGTCGGCAAGGCCGTGGCGCGGCACGGCGAGGAAGTCGGCATCGATGGTTCGGGGCCCCGTCACGTCCCACACCGTAACGGCACGGCGCTCACCCTCGTGTGCCGCTGGTGCCCAGAATCGTCAGCTCCAGAGCCAGCGCAACGCCGCACACCGCGATCACGACCGCGAACGCGACCCAGTCGCGACTCTTGGGTCGTGAGGGTGCGGCCGAGATCTGGCCTGCGCCACCGCGGGCGGTGATCGCGTCGCCCATTTCGTCGGCGCGGCGCAGGGCCACGGTGACGGCCGCGGCCAGCAAGTCGATCAACTCGGCAGCCCACCGCCGGCCACGCCCACGCCGCTTCACCTCGACGTCCCTGGGCCGCAACCGGCGCGCCGCGTAGAGCACGCTGAACTCGTCGATCAGCATCGGGAACGCGCGCAACGCCAACGCAAGTGCGACCGCCCAGTCGTCCACCGGCACCCGCAGCGGGCGCAGCGGCCGGCCCAGTGTCGCCACCGCGGGCGCGACCTCGGCGACGTTGGTCGTCCACGACACCATCGCGCCCAGTCCCAGCAGCACGATCGAGAGCGCAGTGATGCGCAGGAAGTTGAGCAGTCCGCCCAGCCCGAGATCCATCGAGCCCACCCCGATGACGGGATCACCCCCGGCGAAGGCCGCGGTGACTCCGCCCAGCAGCAGCAGAAACCACAGGAATCGCGGAACCGTCGGGAGCACTCCACGGGGGATGTGGGCGAGCTTGGCGGCAACCGCGACGAGCAGTGCGACCGCGGCGATCGGGACCCAGCCCGGGTAGAAGGTCAGCAGCACACCGATGCCCGTGACGATCAGCAGCTTCGAACCGGCCCACAGATCGTGGATGACCGTGCGCCCGGGGATCGGCCGCAGCAGCACCACCTGCCTGCGCTGCCTGCGCGACGTCTCGGTCACGGCAGTCCTCCGGCCGCGGTGGGCGCGGTCGCCAGCACGCCGCCGTGCAGGTGCAGGGTGCGCGGGCACAGGTCTTCCAGACCCGCGAAGTCGTGCGAGATCACCACGACCGTCAGCCGTTTGCGGCGGCGCAGGTCCTCCAGCAGTCGCAACAGCCCGCTCGCCGAATCGGCGTCCAGTCCGGCGAGCGGCTCGTCGAGGATCAGCGCCCGGGGTGAGCGCGCAAGCAGGCCCGCCAGCACCACGCGGCGCATCTGCCCGCCGCTGAGCTGGTCGATCCGGCGCGTCGCCAGTTCGGGGTCCAGTCCGACGGTTCCGAGCGCCTCGACGACGCGGCCGCGGTCGCGTACCGAGAAGCCCGCCGCCGAGGCGATCTCGGCATCGACGCGGCTGCGCATCAGCTGCAGCCGTGCCGCCTGGAACGAAAGCGCCACGGCGCCGACCTGATCGGAGACCGGGGCGCCGTCGAGCAGGCAGGTGCCGACCGTCGGGACGGTCAGGCCGGCCATGATCCAGGCCAGCGTCGACTTGCCGGAGCCGTTCACGCCGTGGATCAATACGCCATCGCCCTCGTGCACGGCGAAGTCGATGCCGCTCAGCGCCGTCTTGGCCCACGGTGTCCCGCTGGCGTACACGTGGCTGACACCGCTGAGCTCGAGCACCGGTGCGCCCTGCGGCTCGACGGTCGTCACGGCGGCCTCGGGGACGTCGGCCTGCTCGACCATCGGTGTCCCGGCGACGTTGTCGGCTGCGCCGCCGTTTCCGAGCAGCGTCACCGTGCGGTCGGCGGCGTCGGCCTCGTTGTTGTAGTGGGTGATGTGCACCAGAGCGGTGCGGTGACGTCGGGTGAGCCCGGACAGCACCGCCATCAGCCCGTCGCGCCCATGTTGATCCACCATGCTGGTGACCTCGTCGGCGATCAGCAGCGACGGCTCGCGCGCCAGCGCCGCGGCCACAGCCAGGCGCTGCAGTTCGCCGCCGGACAGCCCGCCGGTGTCGCGCTCGGCGAGCCCCTCGAGGCCCACCTCGGACAGCAGCCGGTGCACGTCGATCGACGTGCCTGGTGGCAGACCCCAGACGACGTCGTCGGCGACCCGGGAGCCCAGCACCTGGCTCTCCGGGTGCTGCATCACGACCGCGGTGCCACCGAGCCTGCCCAGCCCGACGGCGCCGGGCCGCTCCACGGTCCCCGAGGTGGGCTCGCGCCCGGACAGGACGAGCATCAGCGTCGTCTTGCCCGAGCCGTTGGCGCCGGTGATCGCCAGATGCTCACCCGGTTGCACCTCCATCGACACCGGGCCGAGCGCGTCGCGGTGCGAGGACGGGTAGCGGAACCGCACGTCGCGCAGCTGCAGCGGGACCGGGGCGATCGGCCCGGCGTCTCGGGAGGCCTCCAGCTTGTGCACGTCGGGGACCCCGAGCAGGCGCGTCATCACCCTCGACAGCGCCCACCAGCCCACCAGGCTGACCCAGGTGATCGTCACGACCCCGATGACGAAGATCAGCAGCGGCCAGAACCGGAGGACCGTCGCGAAATCCCGGGTGAGCCGGTCCGCGGCGTCGTCCATGTTCGGGATGCGCGCGATCACCGCGGCCAGGCCGGTGATGTTCGCGGTGAAGGACTCGAAGATGAGGTGGCGCAACCGGCTCAGGATGGTCAACGCGACGACGGCGAAGGCACCGAACAGGGCGCCCGCGACGAGCGCCGACGCCACGACCGTCGGCGTGCCGCGTCCGCGACGCTTCACGATGCCGGTCAGCCCGCCGATGTAGGCGCAGTTGACTACGGTCATGAACCCGCCCATGCCGGCGATGAGGAACGCGACCAGACCGCCGGCCACCGTCGCGGTGAGCAGGACCCGCAGGCGGTATCGATACGCCAGCAGGCCCATCGGCACCGTGCCCAGCAGCGAGATGCCCGCGGCGAACGGAACGACCACCGCGATGATCGCGATGGCCGCACACAACGCGGCCATGACGGCCGCCTGGGCGAGTTCGACCGACTGGAGCGAAGCGGTCCGTCGAGGGGCGCTCTCCGGGCCGGCCGAGGTCATTTCACGATTCTGCCAGTCGCGCCCGCTGGGCAGGTTTCCGCCGGTGTGCGCGGTGCCACCGCAGCGGACGTTTGAAATGCATAGCAAAACTATGTAACCATGGACCCTATGTCCCCGACGCTCGGCGCCGACCTGCTCTCCGTGGTGGCGCGGATCAACCGCCTCGCCAATCAGCGGGTCCGAATGCCCGTTCCCTTCGCTCAGGCCCGCCTGTTGTCCACCATCGAAGACCGGGGGGAGGCGCGCATCTCCGATCTCGCCGCCCTCGATCACTGCTCGCAGCCCACGATGACCACCCAGGTGCGGCGCCTCGAAGACGCCGGCCTGGTGACGCGCACCGCCGACCCGCACGACGCCCGCGCCGTGCTGATCCGGATCACCCCGGAAGGCGTCACCGCCCTGCGTCAGGCGCGCGCCGATCGCGGCGCCGCCATCGACCCGTATCTGGAACGGCTCAGCGACGCCGACCGCGAGTGCCTCACCGAGGCCGTCGACGTGCTGCGCCGCCTGATCGCGGACGCGAGCACTCCCCGCACCAAGACTCGCTGACCGTCTCGACCGAAAGGAAGACCCCTCCGCCGTGTCTGACCAACGATCAATGTGGCGTCAGCCCAAGGCCGTCTGGGCCGTCGCCTTCGCCTCCGTCGTGGCATTCATGGGCATCGGGCTCGTCGACCCGATCCTCAAGCCGATCGCCGACAACCTGAACGCATCCCCCTCGCAGGTCTCGCTGCTGTTCACCAGCTACATGGCGGTGATGGGCGTGGCCATGCTGATCACCGGCGTCGTCTCCAGTCGCATCGGCCCGAAGCGCACGCTGCTCGTCGGCCTGGTGATCATCATCGCCGGCGCTGGGCTGGCCGGGATGAGTGGCAGCGTCATGGAGATCGTCGGGTGGCGCGCACTGTGGGGCCTGGGCAATGCTTTGTTCATCGCGACCGCACTGGCCACCATCGTCAGCTCGGCACGCGGGTCCGTCGCCCAGGCGATCATCCTCTACGAGGCGGCCCTGGGGCTCGGCATCGCCGTCGGGCCGCTGGTGGGTGGCGTCCTCGGCTCGATCTCGTGGCGCGGCCCGTTCTTCGGCGTCTCCGCCCTCATGGCCCTGGCGCTCGTGGTCACGGCGTTCCTGCTGCCGGCCACCCCGCGCGCACAGCGCGCCACCACACTCGCCGACCCGTTCCGCGCCCTGAAGCACCGCGGGTTGTTCGGTGTCGCGATCACCGCGCTGCTGTACAACTTCGGCTTCTTCACGCTGCTGGCTTTCACGCCGTTCCCCCTCGACATGAGCGCGCACCAGATCGGGCTGATCTTCTTCGGGTGGGGTCTGTGTCTGGCGTTCACGTCGGTGTTCGGAGCCCCACGGCTCCAGCACCGCTTCGGCACGGTACGCACCCTGGTGGTGAACCTGCTGCTGTTCACGGCGACGCTGACCACGATGGCGATCTGGACGGAGTCGAAAGCGGTGCTGGCCGCCTGCGTCGTGATCGCCGGCCTGTTCATCGGCATCAACAACACGCTGATCACCGAGACCGTGATGAAGGCCGCCCCGGTCGAGCGCGGGGTGGCGTCGGCGGCCTACAGCTTCGTCCGTTTCGCCGGTGCCGCGCTGGCGCCGTGGCTGGCAGGCGTGCTGGGCGAGCAGATCAGCGTGCACCTGCCGTACTGGGTCGGCGCCGGCGCCGTGCTGCTGGCCGCGGGCGTGCTCGCCGCGACCCGAAAGCACCTGGCGCACATCGACGACGAGGAATCGGCAGTCGACGAGCTCACCGACGAGGCCGAGGCCATCACCGTCGGCAGCGACTGAGTCAGCCGAACGCCGCGCCGATGAGGTGGCCGACGAGGTAGGTCGCGGCGATCGCGACGGCGCCGAACAGCAACTGGCGCAGCGATCCCAGGCTCACCGACTGAGACGTCACCCTGGCCGCGGCGCCACCCGCCAGGAGCAGACCCACTCCGCCGCAGGCCAATCCCGCCCACAACGACTCGAATCCGAGGAGATACGGGATGAGCGGGATCACGGCGCCGACGCCGAACATGAAGAACGACGCCACCGCCGCGATTCGCGGGGACGGCTTCTCCTCGGGGTGCACGCCGAGCTCCTGCACCAGGTGGAAGTTCAGCGCTCTCTTCTCATCCCGGTGGATCTCCTCGGACGCCTTCTCGGCCGTCTCCTGCGACATCCCCATCTCCAGGAGCTTGGCGACCAGTTCCGCCCGCTCGGCCTCGGGCTGGCGCTGGAACGACTTCTGCTCGACGCGGACCTCGGAGTCGATCTGCTCGTTGGCGGTGGTCACCGAGGTGTACTCCCCCAGCGCCATCGAGAACGAGCCGGCCAGCATGCCCGCGATGCCGCTGAGGACGACGGTGTGCGCGTTGGCGCTCGCGGCGACCCCGGCGATCAGCGCCGTGTTGCTCACCAGGCCGTCCATCGCACCGAACGTCGCGGCGCGCAGCCACCCTCCCGTGACGTCGGCATGCCGGTGATCGGACAGGTGGGGTATGCCCGCCGAGAGGTTCGCGATGTCAGACGGCTCGCTCATGAACATGATTGAACGCCGGCCCGGCGGCCAGCGGGAACTCAGGATGACCTCGGTTTGTGACATCACAGTTTGCGCGGGCGTTTTGCGGGCTACCGTCGTGTCATGACCACCACTGCGGAGCATCTGCGAAACTCGCTCGACGGCCGCTTTCGCGACGTGAAGAACAAGATGCGCCGAGAACTCTCCAGCGAGATCTTCCGGCCGCACTACACCCCCAATACCGTCATCGCCCGCACGAAAGTCGCCGAGCAGCTGAAGATCATGGCCTCGCGCGGCGCCGCCGAAGACGGCTTCAAG is a window of Mycolicibacterium chubuense NBB4 DNA encoding:
- a CDS encoding MarR family winged helix-turn-helix transcriptional regulator → MSPTLGADLLSVVARINRLANQRVRMPVPFAQARLLSTIEDRGEARISDLAALDHCSQPTMTTQVRRLEDAGLVTRTADPHDARAVLIRITPEGVTALRQARADRGAAIDPYLERLSDADRECLTEAVDVLRRLIADASTPRTKTR
- a CDS encoding energy-coupling factor transporter transmembrane component T family protein, with product MTETSRRQRRQVVLLRPIPGRTVIHDLWAGSKLLIVTGIGVLLTFYPGWVPIAAVALLVAVAAKLAHIPRGVLPTVPRFLWFLLLLGGVTAAFAGGDPVIGVGSMDLGLGGLLNFLRITALSIVLLGLGAMVSWTTNVAEVAPAVATLGRPLRPLRVPVDDWAVALALALRAFPMLIDEFSVLYAARRLRPRDVEVKRRGRGRRWAAELIDLLAAAVTVALRRADEMGDAITARGGAGQISAAPSRPKSRDWVAFAVVIAVCGVALALELTILGTSGTRG
- a CDS encoding VIT1/CCC1 transporter family protein, coding for MSEPSDIANLSAGIPHLSDHRHADVTGGWLRAATFGAMDGLVSNTALIAGVAASANAHTVVLSGIAGMLAGSFSMALGEYTSVTTANEQIDSEVRVEQKSFQRQPEAERAELVAKLLEMGMSQETAEKASEEIHRDEKRALNFHLVQELGVHPEEKPSPRIAAVASFFMFGVGAVIPLIPYLLGFESLWAGLACGGVGLLLAGGAAARVTSQSVSLGSLRQLLFGAVAIAATYLVGHLIGAAFG
- a CDS encoding TldD/PmbA family protein gives rise to the protein MWDVTGPRTIDADFLAVPRHGLADAALTAAVHAGAGYADLRIHAITTETVQLRDGELENAVVDHEIGLAVRVIVDGTWGFASHAELTTAAAADTARRAVHVAKTLAALNAERIELAPEPVYRDMSWVSDYRIDPFAVAVDDKIGVLEDYSGRLLSSDGVDHVTAWLHTAKEQTFYADTFGSSITQQRVRVLPSLEAIAVDAAAGTFDTMRTLAPPTARGWEAVAGDEVWDWTSELAQLPSLLAEKVKAPSVVAGPTDLVIDPTNLWLTIHESIGHATEYDRAIGYEAAYAGTSFATPDKLGRMAYGSPVMNVTADRTTEHGLATIGFDDEGVRAQSWDLVRDGLFVGYQLDRVFAPRLGVARSNGCSYADSAHHVPIQRMANVSLQPGPDDVSTDELIARVCDGLYIVGDKSWSIDMQRYNFQFTGQRFFRIRDGRLDGQVRDVAYQATTTDFWGALEAVGGRSTWRLGGAFNCGKAQPGQVAAVSHGCPSALFRGITVLNTREEGGR
- a CDS encoding ATP-binding cassette domain-containing protein translates to MTSAGPESAPRRTASLQSVELAQAAVMAALCAAIAIIAVVVPFAAGISLLGTVPMGLLAYRYRLRVLLTATVAGGLVAFLIAGMGGFMTVVNCAYIGGLTGIVKRRGRGTPTVVASALVAGALFGAFAVVALTILSRLRHLIFESFTANITGLAAVIARIPNMDDAADRLTRDFATVLRFWPLLIFVIGVVTITWVSLVGWWALSRVMTRLLGVPDVHKLEASRDAGPIAPVPLQLRDVRFRYPSSHRDALGPVSMEVQPGEHLAITGANGSGKTTLMLVLSGREPTSGTVERPGAVGLGRLGGTAVVMQHPESQVLGSRVADDVVWGLPPGTSIDVHRLLSEVGLEGLAERDTGGLSGGELQRLAVAAALAREPSLLIADEVTSMVDQHGRDGLMAVLSGLTRRHRTALVHITHYNNEADAADRTVTLLGNGGAADNVAGTPMVEQADVPEAAVTTVEPQGAPVLELSGVSHVYASGTPWAKTALSGIDFAVHEGDGVLIHGVNGSGKSTLAWIMAGLTVPTVGTCLLDGAPVSDQVGAVALSFQAARLQLMRSRVDAEIASAAGFSVRDRGRVVEALGTVGLDPELATRRIDQLSGGQMRRVVLAGLLARSPRALILDEPLAGLDADSASGLLRLLEDLRRRKRLTVVVISHDFAGLEDLCPRTLHLHGGVLATAPTAAGGLP
- a CDS encoding MFS transporter, whose protein sequence is MWRQPKAVWAVAFASVVAFMGIGLVDPILKPIADNLNASPSQVSLLFTSYMAVMGVAMLITGVVSSRIGPKRTLLVGLVIIIAGAGLAGMSGSVMEIVGWRALWGLGNALFIATALATIVSSARGSVAQAIILYEAALGLGIAVGPLVGGVLGSISWRGPFFGVSALMALALVVTAFLLPATPRAQRATTLADPFRALKHRGLFGVAITALLYNFGFFTLLAFTPFPLDMSAHQIGLIFFGWGLCLAFTSVFGAPRLQHRFGTVRTLVVNLLLFTATLTTMAIWTESKAVLAACVVIAGLFIGINNTLITETVMKAAPVERGVASAAYSFVRFAGAALAPWLAGVLGEQISVHLPYWVGAGAVLLAAGVLAATRKHLAHIDDEESAVDELTDEAEAITVGSD